Within the Miscanthus floridulus cultivar M001 chromosome 2, ASM1932011v1, whole genome shotgun sequence genome, the region TTGGCCGAATTTTGGTAACAACTCCAGTTGGCACTCGGCACTGGATCTctctccttttgaagccttgtatgggtATGCTCCACGCCACTTCGGGATTGCTTCTCTTGATGCCTGCCCTTCTGTGGAACTTTCTGATTGGCTCGAAGATAAACAGGTGATGCAAACTCTGATCAAGCAGCACTTGGCTCGTGCTCAACGCCGTATGAAAAACCAAGCTGACAAGAAACGATCAGAGCGTGTGTTCAACGTTGGTGATTGGGTATATCTCAAGCTACAACCCTATGTTCAGTCATCTCTTGCACCTCGGGCGAATCAAAAGCTGGCTTTCAAATTCTTTGGGCCTTTCCAGATTGAAGCTCAAGTGGGTACAGTATCATATAAACTCAGCCTCCCATCTTCGTCATACATACACCCTATCTTTCATGTTTCGCAGCTCAAGCAAGCCCTTCCTGTCAAGTATCAAGCTGCTGAACTACCAACTGCATTGGAGGGTCATCAGGTACCTGAACAAGTCCTCCAACGCCGGGTACTTTCCAAAGACTCCGCTGTTGTTTTGCAGGGATTGATCAAGTGGTCGGGTCTTAGTCAGTCTCTGGCCACCTGGGAAGATTTGGAATCCTTGAAGCAACGATTTCCCAGAGCTCCTGCTTGGGGACAAGCAGGTTCCAAAGGAGGGGGGGAGTGTTACGGCACCATCAGGCCTTACTGAAGATACTGAAGCCGGTCCAGTCACTGTGGCCCGTCCGACAACGAGTACCAGGCTGAGCACCCGCACCAAGATGCCAAGCGTTCGCGTTACTGGGCCGCAATGGGCTTAATCTCCAGGTGCTAGAGCAGCTGCGCTGCTGAGACAAGTCCCCGGCATCGCCGGTGTATCAATGATGAGAGATCGCCTGAGTCGAGGGGCATGTACCCACCTCCTCTGCTTACTCCTTCCCCAAGTCTAGTCTCTCATCTCGATCCTCAATTTTGTTCCGTTAACAGCTTCATGATTTGTTTATATCGACGGGAGTCGTTCATCTCGTGCGTCTGATCCACGAGCAGTTCGTTGCGTAATCATCGACGGCCTGCCCCTGCCCTGCAACAGCCGGCGGAACGGGACCTGCCCACTGTCGAGTCGACCCGGCCAACTAATCATTCTCTCGCCATCACCCACAAAATCCGTCGGCCGTAACAGTCGCCCCCTGTTGCGAGATCACGGCGAGGGATGGCGGGAGGGAAAAAGATCGAGCGGGCTGGGCGGCTCTCTATCATTTCACGCGGGAATATCACGGCGTTTCACGGGAGACAGCCGGAGATCGAGCAGCGTGAGAGTGAGGCTGAGGCTGAGGCTGAGGCTGAGACTGAGACGGTTTCATACTGCCTTCTCCCGCAACGACCCGGAGACCTCCGATGGGGACGGGGCGGTCGCTTTCAAGCTTCCCGCATCGATCCAACATTTGGTTTGATTTGATTACTCCTTACCCCTCTCCACGTTTGCAAATCGCCCGCGCTCTCTAAACCGTGTACCACATCAGACAAGGATCGGATTAAAGTTTTACAAAGCTTAACACTAACCACAGGCCCACACGAGTTAGCTAGCCGCCTGACCACGGATCACCACAATAAGCACCGCCGCGTCGGCTGCTTTGGCCAGTCAAACCAACCACGGATCACCGTAACAAGCAAGCAGCCAAGACGAGGGTCTCCGGTTCCGTCCGGCTCTGCGTAACGAAAGACAAAAAGTTTCATACGGCCACCAACAAGCGCAAGTCCGCAAGTGCGTGCGGTTACACGGGGGCGAGTCCACTGTGGCAGGGGGCCACGGGGCCTGAAAAGACGGGTGCGTGGCGCCACCCAACCGCTGCCGCGGGAGCGCCGCCACCGAACGCGCCCCGCCGGCCTCCCTTCCTCCCTCCCGCCCCGTCCCGCCCCAGGCGTCGCGACGCTCCCCCGAGAATCCAGCCCTTCCTATCTCCCCGTGGCGTTCCCTCCTCAAATAGGCCGCGCGGGATCACGATCCGCGCGAGCGGAGCCCGTGCAGCGGCGTCGAGGAGGGTTCGTCGGGTTGACTTGGGGGCGCGGATGGGCTGGAGCGGGACCAGCGTGAGCGGCCGGCGGAGGTGGGCGCGGCGGTCCTGCCGgacgggaggaggcagaggaggagccgGTGGGGTTGTCAGGCGGACCGTCGCGGCGCCGGCGACCACTGCTCCGCGGGTTACCGAAGGTAACGGCTTGCTCTCCCCGAAATGAATCTCTGCGGCTTTTGCCTGTGTTTGTGATTCGTTTCCAACGGCTGGGGAATCGCGCGCTATTGTTTCCGGTTGATTTCGCTTGCTGTGCTACTTTCTTCCTTGCTTCCGTCTCCCTCGCAGCGTAGTGGGTACTGCTTCCTTCCTTCCATGCGCCTCCCTCCTCGCAGCAGTGGTGGCGTGTCCTTTGTGCGGAAGCGAGGAGGTTGCCTAATTTGCTTGCATCGTTGGGTTACTTGTTTGTCTGTTATCATCAAGAAAACGTTAATTAGGGAACATCATGCTAGAGTTAGTGCGACGAAGCTTCTTGCCATTTATTTTCCATACACATGTTAATGTCTACATCCGAGAAATACTAACAGGGCAAAACATCCcaggagaaaaaaataaaatcGGATAACACAGTTTGACTGAAATAATTGTTAATTGGTCGTACCATGTGATTCATGAATTAATCTATTTCCTTTTAGAGACAAGAACTGCAACGGTGTATTTTCGAGTCTGTTTTTAATTGTTATGGCGGCAAGTGCATCATGTCTGAGTGGTAATCGTGCAATTTTAAGTTAAAAGTCTTAATGATTTGTAGTTGACCCGTTCTTGCTCTACTTCTgacttgtactcagggtttgctCATGTGGACAAGCAACGGCGTGTTCATGGAGTATTATCAGATTTCAGATGCAACAGTGGATCAACAGATCATGTAAGCTGTTCATATCCTCACTATTGATGTATCTATATTTCTATTAGTCCTTGAGTTTGTAATTGTTTTCCTGCTAATTCTTCTACAACTCAAATCTTTATTCTGCTAAAATGTTTTTTAATTTCACCGTTCTTACAAAAAAAATGATACAGCTTTCTTCGAATATTGGGGAATTCAAGCATAAGAGCTCCCACAGAACGTCTACATGCCCTCCTAGCATGCAGAGACTTGGAACAGAAATCAAACATGATGCTGCAAGGGGAGTTCCAGTAGATAAGACCTCCAATGATAAAGGATTGTGTCATGCTAGCAACACTGTTTCAGGAATGCCCATTCGACCTAAATATTATCTCAGCAATCCCAACAACAATTTGAAGAATCCTCTGACTGTAAAGAGTTGTAGTGAGATCAGTGATTTCAGTTATCAACTGGTCAGAAGTGCTAAAAGGTCAGCTTCTCCAAAGATGGGTTTAACCAGCACAAACTGTTCCCTTTCTGAGAAAATGTCTTTGCTACGTCAACCACGGCGTGGTGATAATCATCAGAACCAAAACTGTATCAGTGCTTTGAATCGAAGACACAAAATCGTGACTCCTAGAGGAGCAACTGACCTGCTAAATAAAGATAATGTTCACGAACACCTTAATTCCTCATTGGAAAGACATTCACAGGCTTTGTTAAATAATGCATTGATTCGAGAAAAGCAACTGTGCTGTTCAGATATACTCAATCAAAAAGGACCTGAACAGACATGGAGCTCCACTTACAGTGAATCCGAGAAGATATTATGCTTTTCCTCCAGTGACAGCATTGATGATCTGCAGGCATCGTCTTCAAGTGACACTAGTGATAGCTCCAACTTATCATCTCTGGGTGTAATAGCTAGTGATCAATGGAATACGACCTTCAAGAAGGTATGTACTAAAATCTATGATTACTAATTTACTTGATATTGCAATTTGAAGATGCTTGTATGGTTTCTTGATTTTGTAGAATCAAAAAGATTGTTTAGATTTTTATCAGCACGGTATCTAGCCTTTTCTTCTTTCAAACTTAACCAAACGTAATTTAGTTATTGCTGTAGTACAACAGATGGACATGTTTATTTGGTTTGCTTTCCTTCAACATGCATGATAGGAAGGTTGAGCTCATGCTATCTTTGACAGGGATACTACCCTCATGCTGCATGCCTAGACTCTACATCTGTCATCTACGCTAAAGAGAGAGGTCAGGCTAGCCCAATATCTGTTCTTCAACCTCTATCTGaagattgttctgattctgaaaACATCAGGCGAGAGCTTGCGGATCCATATGGTTAGTGATTATGCCTTGGTACATATCTCTATGGCTATTCTGGACTTCTTACACTTTCTATTTTATGTTTTAATTCTGTGGTCTCCTTCGTTTAGATCTCCAACTGAGACTTGAGCTTGGCACATTTGCACCAACAGAGACTGCTGCGGAGGCAAGTAGCATTGTTGGAACTAGTGACTGTTTATCCTCTGAAGTGGAGCTGAGCGACGAGAAACCCATACAGCTGGTTGAGGATATTCTTGAAGGATTTGAAGATGATGAGGAAAGGGACTTCTCTTACTTGCTGGATATACTGATCGCTTCTGGAATTCATGGAACTGCCGAGGATCAAATGTACAGGGTGTGTCAGTCTCTCGACTACCCTGCTGGTGATGATGTATTCGAGAAGCTGGAAAAGAAGTACATAAAAGTTGTTCAGTGGTCAAGATCAGACAGGAAGCTTTTATTCGATATGGTCAACACAATACTATCACAAATCCTTGCCCCATGCTTGAACAGGCAACCTTGGGTCAATACTACTAGGAACTTGGCTCCACTTTGGGGCTCAGAGGGTCTCTTGGAGAAAGTCTTGCAGGTGCTAGTTCAGAGACGGGAACAACTTGCACCCAGTGAGACTAAGCCAGAGAAGAAAGGATTTGACACGAAGTGGCCAGATTTAGCAGACTGCATCGACAGGGCAGGAAGGGACATTGAGAGAATGATAAAAGATGATCTGTTGGAAGAGCTGGTCCTGGAGTTTCTGTGCAGTTAGGTTTCCACGGCCGTAGTAGGTTTTATTATAGCAGTACAGATACCTTGTTTTTTATTTAGTATTTTTTAGTCAGTTGTAATTGTTCCTTTGTTCTCTATCCCGACGATCAGTGTTCTTTTTTTCGTTCGTTATTAAAGCAGTGGTTGACAGGGTTTTTTTGGTCTAGTCGCCGTGCTTCCGGTGGTATTAGAGACGTGAGTTCTATTGGATTAAGGGATCTCTGTAGGAAAATTCTTTTCTACCTCGAAAAAAAGTACTCTTTGAAGTGAGGTTTGTAAGAACAGAAGTCTTTTCTGTCGAGTTTTGTCGGCTGTGAGCTTTTCAAGTCTGTAAATGAGGGCAAATTCTAGTCCCCAGAcatttgtatttgtatttgtgtTGTTCTCAAAAGGAAGAATAAGCGGCATGTCCTTTTGGTCTGTTTCTGAGTCGTTGTTCTCTGAATTTTGATATAGTATAGTACTAGCTAACAAACATTGTAACCTTCGTTGCCAACAGTGAGATCACAACAGGAGGCGTGAGAAATCACAGCAGGAACAAGAGAATTAATCTCGATAAACAGAGCAAATGTTATATTGGGGTAAAGTACCGTATAACATGGGGGAAAGGGCATCATATCATAGTATCATAGGCAGTACTCCCTCTATCCTGAAATATAAGagatccaaaattcaaaattggTACCAAATTGTAAAAGATTCTAGGTGAACAAACACTCTACAGCCTATTCGgctgggcttatacgatcgtatgcgatcgtggattataagctggaacagtatttttctcacatcaaaccaaccaaaccagccaacagtaaataatccaccatcgtttacgacgaaacgaacatgcTGCTAAAAGGCAACATCATATTCAAATACATACCTACCATTAATGTTGATCAGCAACTGTTCGCTTGACtgaaaagtattgttggctgatttattgtgagagaaaaaaattcTTCCTTTACTAAAAAAAATACGGCTGATAAGACAAGAGACCAAGGAAACGGAATAGTTCAACGTCTAGCATGTATGCCGTGTACTCACTCACTAAACACGAGTCCACTTGAGAGACTTGCACACAGTACCAACTGGTCCCTCCCGTCTTAATTTAGAAAATTGAGGGAGTAGTTCACATTCAGTCACCATTGAAGGAAAACTAAATTTGAATGTAAGCGGTAAAGAACAAGTTAAAACGAAAAGTCAAATGATACACTACT harbors:
- the LOC136537731 gene encoding uncharacterized protein, encoding MGWSGTSVSGRRRWARRSCRTGGGRGGAGGVVRRTVAAPATTAPRVTEGFAHVDKQRRVHGVLSDFRCNSGSTDHLSSNIGEFKHKSSHRTSTCPPSMQRLGTEIKHDAARGVPVDKTSNDKGLCHASNTVSGMPIRPKYYLSNPNNNLKNPLTVKSCSEISDFSYQLVRSAKRSASPKMGLTSTNCSLSEKMSLLRQPRRGDNHQNQNCISALNRRHKIVTPRGATDLLNKDNVHEHLNSSLERHSQALLNNALIREKQLCCSDILNQKGPEQTWSSTYSESEKILCFSSSDSIDDLQASSSSDTSDSSNLSSLGVIASDQWNTTFKKGYYPHAACLDSTSVIYAKERGQASPISVLQPLSEDCSDSENIRRELADPYDLQLRLELGTFAPTETAAEASSIVGTSDCLSSEVELSDEKPIQLVEDILEGFEDDEERDFSYLLDILIASGIHGTAEDQMYRVCQSLDYPAGDDVFEKLEKKYIKVVQWSRSDRKLLFDMVNTILSQILAPCLNRQPWVNTTRNLAPLWGSEGLLEKVLQVLVQRREQLAPSETKPEKKGFDTKWPDLADCIDRAGRDIERMIKDDLLEELVLEFLCS